The following DNA comes from Ruficoccus amylovorans.
ACGGGAGCGGGCGGATATTCGCCCAGGCTCTGGCCGACAATCTGACGGACTTTCCCGCCGGGGCCTGCCGTTTTATCAACCTGACCGCCAGCGCCGTGAATGTCGCGGCGGCGCTCGACGACGATGTCTTTGTGCTCAAGCCCGGCGAGATCCACACGGTGCCCGCCGTCACCGCGGACGGACAGGAGGAGGTGCGGATGCGTTTCGCCTATCAGGGGCAGGAGGGCTGGGAGCCCTTCTACACCGGGCGCTGGACCCAGCGACAGCACTTGCGGACGCTTTTCCTCATCCTGGAAAATCCGCGCGGACACTTCACGATGCGCCGCATCACGGATCGTCCGGCCGCGCGCTGACTCTCGACCAACCTCACATGCGGACTAAATACGAACGAATTCAAGGTTGACCTTGGACTATTCAGTTTGGGCCCGCCGGTGTACCCTTTTCCACAGCTCACCTATAAGTATCGGTTTCAACCTCAACACACACTATCGTCCTATGAACATCACCTCCAGCTTGTTTAACCGTTCACGTCTTTCTCGTCGCCCGGCCCTCGCCGCGCTGGCGCTGATGGCGGTCCTGCCACTGGCCACCCAGGCCCAGGTGACCGTCGAGGCATCGGCGGACGCCTACCTGCGCTCCTACGGCACGAACGCCACCACCAACTACGGCAACGGCACTTATCTCCAGGTCAAGGGTGGTGGCGATATCGCCTATGCCCGCAAGGGGATCATCCGTTTCGACTTCACCGGCTCCAATGGGGCGGGGGCAGTTGATAACTCCTCCATCACATTGACCGTTCTCGCCGGTGCGGGAAATTCCCCGTCGGATACGGTGTGGAACTTCGCCATCTACGGGCTCGATGGTACCGCCGCTGGCCAGGACTGGGTCGAAGGCACCGGAGAGACCGGAGTGAGCGGCCCGACCCCGCCCAACGCCGTCACCTGGAACAACGCTCCGGGCAACAACACGCTCACGACCTACAGCACCGACTCCGCCACCACCACGCTGGTGGGCACCTTTACGGTTACTGGCAAGGGAACCAATGGCGACACCGTCACCGTCTCGGGTGACGCGCTTGACAACTTCCTGAGCACGGTCGTGGGCAGCCAGTATGTGTCGTTCCTCATTGTGCGTACGGATACCTCCGGCGGTGTGGACGCGAGTGAAACCGTCGTCCATCAGTTCGCCTCGCGCGAGAACACGACCTACGACGCTCCTAAGCTGAGTTACACGAATATCCCGGAGGCTTCCAGCACCGCGCTGATGGCGGGGCTCCTGATCCTTGGGACGCTGGCGTTCCGACGCTACAAGTGTCAATAAGCCTGGGGTGACCCTCCACTCCTCCGGAGACGGCGCATCAAGGTCTGGAGTTAGACCGGGCGCCGGCTCTCCGGGAGGAGGGGGGACGCATCAACCGTACCCTTTATTCGGGAGCCGCCATCGGGCAGCTTTGCGGGT
Coding sequences within:
- a CDS encoding DUF7594 domain-containing protein codes for the protein MNITSSLFNRSRLSRRPALAALALMAVLPLATQAQVTVEASADAYLRSYGTNATTNYGNGTYLQVKGGGDIAYARKGIIRFDFTGSNGAGAVDNSSITLTVLAGAGNSPSDTVWNFAIYGLDGTAAGQDWVEGTGETGVSGPTPPNAVTWNNAPGNNTLTTYSTDSATTTLVGTFTVTGKGTNGDTVTVSGDALDNFLSTVVGSQYVSFLIVRTDTSGGVDASETVVHQFASRENTTYDAPKLSYTNIPEASSTALMAGLLILGTLAFRRYKCQ